One Pseudomonas muyukensis DNA segment encodes these proteins:
- a CDS encoding transposase encodes MERYTKVGMQELDQRLAKIVEAARKQPVSVYRYGAPWVWIVSQEDWQGALREVASCVPPGHSLALLKPRIEALLVEHQGPLARLAEQQGMIIAPHTLMQVLLLQLLYSVPSEKQLYEQLTYNLLFRWFAGLELKSRVWNFSLFSHDLGVLLASPIAVSLLQRMVDEVLGASLQAMPEFSLNLGLLHSWLARHDNH; translated from the coding sequence ATGGAACGCTACACGAAAGTGGGAATGCAGGAGCTCGACCAACGCCTGGCGAAGATTGTCGAGGCCGCGCGCAAGCAGCCGGTTTCGGTGTACCGCTACGGCGCGCCCTGGGTCTGGATCGTCTCCCAGGAGGACTGGCAGGGTGCCCTGCGCGAGGTCGCCAGCTGCGTGCCCCCCGGGCACTCGCTGGCGCTGCTCAAGCCGCGTATCGAGGCGTTGCTGGTCGAGCACCAGGGGCCATTGGCGAGGCTCGCCGAGCAACAGGGCATGATCATCGCCCCGCACACCCTGATGCAGGTGTTGCTGTTGCAACTGCTGTATTCGGTGCCCAGCGAAAAGCAGCTCTACGAGCAGCTCACCTACAACCTGCTGTTCCGCTGGTTCGCCGGCCTGGAACTGAAATCGCGGGTGTGGAACTTCAGCCTGTTCAGCCATGACCTCGGCGTGCTGCTGGCCAGCCCCATCGCCGTGTCGCTGTTGCAGCGCATGGTCGACGAGGTGCTCGGCGCCAGCCTGCAGGCGATGCCTGAGTTCAGCCTCAACCTGGGCCTGCTGCACAGCTGGCTGGCACGTCACGACAACCACTAG